In one window of Azoarcus olearius DNA:
- a CDS encoding diguanylate cyclase domain-containing protein → MSTALRGSLGLKFSVLLAGFALLAGGLTGYSTYAASRRMLVEAAEHAQLTATQVLARRFSAAVAEAADDALQLAQQPLAERLATAGDAAGEADAGLLAEQFEALLDVNPEYFQIRLISAGLNGLELVRVDRADERVTRVAPAELQEKGHYPYVFKTLALGKGQVYLSDIAINHERGAHAGLGQPSLVVATPVRGRDMRTLGLVVINLSLDNLFALLRRDLPDSYEVYLANQGGDFLVHPDTGKTFGFEQGRRILVQDSFAATDSIVHGSATQVVAAPARSASGQPVVASFVRHPYGHDGRQFVVFGLTQPLEDVLRESRSLRTTVVESVLLFSLLAVLLAAVTSRAVTRPLQRMLAAIRQFPDEAAVRALPLARTDEIGVLARSFRDMQAQIRAYLDDLHDSRAELARQASHDALTGLANRRHFEERLEQALARCRRNGQSLALIYIDLDGFKQVNDRHGHATGDKLLQAVARRLQQAVREIDTVARLGGDEFVILFDQVSSHESVVLIAEKLLLMLRMPVEIDALTLPVRASIGISMYPDDAPDAHALLNHADCAMYRAKTHGRDSYRFFGATGDGA, encoded by the coding sequence ATGAGCACCGCGCTGCGGGGAAGCCTCGGCCTCAAGTTCAGCGTGCTGCTGGCCGGCTTCGCGCTGCTGGCTGGGGGCCTCACCGGCTATTCCACCTACGCGGCCAGCCGCCGCATGCTGGTGGAAGCGGCCGAACACGCCCAGCTCACCGCCACCCAGGTGCTGGCGCGGCGCTTCTCGGCGGCGGTGGCCGAGGCCGCGGACGACGCCTTGCAGCTTGCCCAGCAGCCGCTGGCCGAGCGCCTCGCCACCGCGGGCGACGCCGCCGGGGAGGCCGACGCCGGCCTGCTCGCGGAGCAGTTCGAGGCCCTGCTGGACGTCAATCCGGAGTATTTCCAGATCCGTCTGATCAGCGCCGGGCTCAACGGGCTGGAACTGGTGCGCGTCGACCGCGCCGACGAGCGCGTCACCCGGGTAGCGCCCGCCGAACTGCAGGAAAAGGGGCACTACCCCTATGTGTTCAAGACGCTGGCGCTGGGCAAGGGCCAGGTCTATCTGTCCGACATCGCCATCAACCACGAACGCGGCGCGCACGCCGGCCTCGGCCAGCCCAGCCTCGTGGTGGCCACGCCGGTGCGCGGCCGTGACATGCGCACGCTCGGCCTGGTGGTCATCAACCTCAGCCTGGACAACCTGTTCGCGCTGCTGAGGCGCGACCTGCCGGACAGCTACGAGGTCTATCTCGCCAACCAGGGCGGCGACTTCCTCGTTCATCCCGACACCGGCAAGACCTTCGGCTTCGAGCAGGGCCGCCGCATCCTGGTGCAGGACAGCTTCGCCGCCACGGATTCGATCGTGCATGGCAGCGCCACGCAGGTGGTGGCGGCGCCGGCCCGCTCGGCAAGCGGGCAGCCGGTGGTGGCGAGCTTCGTGCGCCACCCCTATGGCCACGACGGCCGCCAGTTCGTCGTCTTCGGGCTCACCCAGCCGCTGGAGGATGTGCTGCGCGAGAGCCGCAGCCTGCGCACCACCGTGGTCGAGAGCGTGCTGCTGTTCAGCCTGCTGGCGGTGCTGCTGGCGGCGGTGACCTCGCGCGCGGTGACGCGGCCGCTGCAGCGCATGCTGGCGGCGATACGGCAGTTTCCGGACGAAGCCGCGGTGCGGGCGCTGCCGCTCGCGCGCACCGACGAGATCGGCGTGCTCGCGCGCAGCTTCCGCGACATGCAGGCGCAGATCCGCGCCTACCTGGACGACCTGCACGACAGCCGCGCCGAACTCGCGCGCCAGGCCAGCCATGACGCGCTGACCGGGCTCGCCAACCGGCGCCACTTCGAGGAGCGGCTGGAGCAGGCGCTGGCGCGCTGCCGGCGCAACGGCCAGTCGCTGGCGCTGATCTACATCGACCTGGACGGTTTCAAGCAGGTGAACGACCGCCACGGCCACGCCACCGGCGACAAGCTGCTGCAGGCGGTTGCGCGCAGGCTGCAGCAGGCGGTGCGTGAGATCGACACCGTGGCCCGCCTCGGCGGCGACGAGTTCGTGATCCTGTTCGACCAGGTGTCCTCGCACGAATCGGTGGTGCTGATCGCCGAGAAGCTGCTGCTGATGCTGCGCATGCCGGTCGAGATCGATGCGCTGACGCTGCCGGTGCGCGCCAGCATCGGCATCAGCATGTACCCGGACGACGCCCCGGATGCGCACGCGCTGCTCAACCACGCCGACTGCGCGATGTACCGCGCCAAGACCCACGGCCGCGACAGCTACCGCTTCTTCGGCGCGACCGGCGACGGCGCCTAG
- a CDS encoding aminoacyl-histidine dipeptidase yields MDLNLLPPAVWRHFATLCRIPRPSGHEHALREEILGWARQRGLGAVVDATGNLILSKPASPGHEDRPGVVLQGHLDMVCQKNAGSAHDFLRDPIRAELRDGWLVADDTTLGADNGIGVAMALAVLEADDIAHPALEVLLTVDEEAGMTGARGLQADALRGRLLINIDTEDWGEFYLGCAGGADVVVDAVLDTVAAPPGGVALRLTVEGLKGGHSGVDIHLQRGNAIKLLVRALQGLRAAGAGFALATLEGGTARNALPREAQAVIVVDAGDVAPLHEALARIGAEIADELAGVDDGFRLHAGPAPLPARVCADEAGRRALAALHAAPHGVRRLSSRVPGVVETSDNLGVVRLAEGRLQATLMVRSLLDAGTRELAAEIVGLFGLAGMAATVSEPYPGWAPNPRSGLLALFQQVYQREFGGEAAVKVIHAGLECGIFTATWPDMDMISFGPSIRGAHAPGERVEVASVERAWRLLVAVLAAVPAAR; encoded by the coding sequence ATGGACCTGAACCTGCTCCCCCCCGCCGTCTGGCGCCATTTCGCCACCTTGTGCCGCATTCCGCGCCCGTCCGGGCACGAGCACGCGCTGCGCGAGGAAATCCTCGGCTGGGCGCGCCAGCGCGGGCTGGGGGCGGTGGTCGACGCCACCGGCAACCTCATCCTCAGCAAGCCGGCCAGTCCCGGCCATGAGGATCGCCCGGGCGTGGTACTGCAGGGCCATCTCGACATGGTGTGCCAGAAGAACGCCGGGTCGGCGCACGACTTCCTGCGCGACCCGATCCGCGCCGAACTGCGCGACGGCTGGCTGGTGGCGGACGACACCACGCTGGGGGCGGACAACGGCATCGGGGTGGCGATGGCGCTCGCGGTGCTGGAGGCAGACGACATCGCCCACCCGGCGCTGGAGGTGCTGCTGACGGTGGACGAGGAAGCCGGGATGACCGGCGCGCGCGGCCTGCAGGCCGATGCGCTGCGCGGGCGGCTGCTGATCAACATCGATACCGAGGACTGGGGCGAGTTCTACCTGGGCTGCGCGGGTGGCGCCGACGTGGTGGTGGACGCCGTGCTCGATACCGTGGCGGCGCCGCCCGGGGGTGTGGCACTGCGCCTGACGGTGGAAGGGCTGAAGGGCGGGCACTCCGGCGTGGATATCCACCTCCAGCGCGGCAACGCGATCAAGCTGCTGGTACGGGCGCTGCAGGGGCTGCGCGCGGCCGGCGCTGGCTTTGCGCTGGCGACGCTGGAAGGCGGCACCGCGCGCAACGCACTGCCGCGCGAAGCGCAGGCGGTGATCGTGGTGGACGCGGGCGATGTCGCGCCGCTGCACGAGGCGCTGGCGCGCATCGGCGCGGAGATTGCCGACGAACTGGCGGGTGTGGACGACGGCTTCCGCCTGCACGCCGGGCCGGCGCCGCTGCCGGCGCGGGTATGTGCCGACGAGGCCGGACGCCGTGCGCTCGCCGCGCTGCACGCCGCGCCGCATGGCGTGCGCCGGCTCAGCAGCCGGGTGCCCGGCGTCGTCGAAACCTCGGACAACCTCGGCGTCGTCCGGCTGGCCGAAGGCCGGCTGCAGGCCACGCTGATGGTGCGCTCGCTGCTGGACGCGGGCACCCGCGAACTCGCCGCGGAGATCGTCGGCCTGTTCGGGTTGGCCGGCATGGCGGCGACCGTCAGCGAGCCCTATCCGGGTTGGGCGCCGAATCCGCGCTCGGGCCTGCTGGCGCTGTTCCAGCAGGTGTATCAGCGCGAATTCGGCGGCGAGGCGGCGGTCAAGGTGATCCACGCCGGGCTGGAGTGCGGCATCTTCACCGCCACCTGGCCGGACATGGACATGATCTCCTTCGGACCCAGCATCCGCGGTGCGCACGCGCCCGGCGAACGGGTGGAGGTGGCAAGCGTGGAGCGCGCGTGGCGTTTGCTGGTGGCGGTGCTCGCCGCGGTGCCGGCGGCGCGTTAG
- a CDS encoding serine/threonine protein kinase — protein MADRVGRFEIRGELGRGAQSVVYRAFDPQLEREVAVKTLHFTEHKPGQNETLLAEARIVSPLRHPGIVPIFEAGEADGDVYLVFEYVRGESLAAHMQREGALAPVRAGEILVQILAAVGQAHAEGIIHRDLKPTNVLMDESGAVRVMDFGIACRTAGKGGQAGFAGTPSYMAPEYITTREVSERIDVFAAGVIFIELLTGRRLFAGDDVDQVMQRIVARQVVLPTDLALDERVAGIALRAVARDPAERFESAAAFRQALEAWLQPDEAVQSAEARQSTVDFLLRRMRHKSDFPALSESVSAINRIASSESESVSKLSVSILRDFSLTNKILRLVNSVAYRQAGGGSISTVSRAVIVLGFDTVRNIAITVLLFEHLQNKANASQLKEDFLRANLAGILARDIASKARTRDLEQSFICAIFHNLGRLLTQFYFPEESEEIRRMMAQKSCTEEVAALRVLGLSFEDLGIGIARSWGFPTLIVDSMHKLPAGKVRKPATQEDRLRVVSALSNEISTAIATLSPEERAKEMQRIAARFAEAQPLDDTELKDAIKHAIEEITEFARIIRINLGQTHFGQQLRRYSGGETGGEGGGSDGSMGSAVLEQNRSPALETGNFGEEGRKAADAQAVLTAGIQDISNTLVEEFKLNDILRIILETMYRAMGFRRVLLCIRDARSNTMQGRFGFGPEVTELAKQFRFTLSFTPDIFHAATSKGVDILISDVDDAKIAERIPAWFRKGVTAKTFVLFPLTIKNAPVALIYADKEHAGEIEITEKELSLLRTLRNQAVLAIKQST, from the coding sequence ATGGCTGACAGGGTAGGACGCTTCGAAATCAGGGGGGAGCTGGGCCGCGGTGCGCAAAGCGTGGTGTATCGGGCTTTCGATCCGCAGCTGGAGCGCGAGGTTGCGGTCAAGACGCTGCACTTCACCGAGCACAAGCCGGGGCAGAACGAAACCCTGCTGGCCGAGGCGCGCATCGTCAGCCCGCTGCGCCATCCGGGCATCGTGCCGATCTTCGAGGCCGGCGAGGCCGACGGCGACGTCTATCTGGTGTTCGAGTACGTCCGCGGCGAGAGTCTCGCCGCGCACATGCAGCGCGAAGGCGCGCTGGCGCCGGTGCGCGCCGGCGAAATCCTGGTGCAGATCCTCGCCGCGGTCGGCCAGGCCCACGCCGAGGGCATCATCCACCGCGACCTCAAGCCCACCAACGTGCTGATGGACGAAAGCGGCGCGGTGCGGGTGATGGATTTCGGCATCGCCTGCCGTACCGCCGGCAAGGGCGGGCAGGCCGGCTTTGCCGGTACGCCTTCGTACATGGCGCCGGAGTACATCACCACGCGCGAGGTCAGCGAGCGTATCGACGTGTTCGCCGCCGGCGTGATCTTCATCGAGCTGCTGACCGGCCGGCGCCTGTTCGCCGGCGACGACGTCGATCAGGTGATGCAGCGCATCGTCGCCCGCCAGGTGGTGCTGCCCACCGACCTGGCGCTGGACGAGCGCGTGGCCGGCATTGCGCTGCGCGCGGTGGCGCGCGACCCGGCCGAGCGCTTCGAATCCGCCGCCGCCTTCCGCCAGGCGCTGGAAGCCTGGCTGCAGCCGGATGAAGCGGTGCAGTCGGCGGAGGCGCGCCAGAGCACGGTCGATTTCCTGCTGCGGCGGATGCGCCACAAGAGCGACTTCCCGGCGCTGTCGGAGTCGGTGAGCGCGATCAACCGCATCGCATCGAGCGAGTCCGAGAGCGTGTCCAAGCTGTCGGTGTCGATCCTGCGCGACTTCTCGCTGACCAACAAGATCCTGCGGCTGGTCAATTCGGTGGCTTACCGCCAGGCCGGCGGCGGCAGCATCAGTACGGTGTCGCGCGCGGTGATCGTGCTCGGTTTCGACACGGTGCGGAACATCGCCATCACCGTGCTGCTGTTCGAACACCTGCAGAACAAGGCCAACGCCAGCCAGCTCAAGGAAGACTTCCTGCGCGCCAACCTCGCCGGCATCCTCGCCCGCGACATCGCCAGCAAGGCCCGCACGCGCGATCTGGAGCAGTCCTTCATCTGCGCCATCTTCCACAACCTGGGCCGGCTGCTGACGCAGTTCTACTTTCCCGAGGAAAGCGAAGAAATCCGCCGCATGATGGCGCAGAAGTCCTGTACCGAGGAGGTCGCCGCGCTGCGCGTGCTCGGCCTCAGCTTCGAGGACCTGGGCATCGGCATCGCGCGCAGCTGGGGTTTTCCGACGCTGATCGTCGACAGCATGCACAAGCTGCCGGCCGGCAAGGTGCGCAAGCCGGCCACGCAGGAGGACCGCCTGCGCGTGGTGTCGGCGCTGTCGAACGAGATTTCCACCGCGATCGCCACGCTGTCGCCGGAGGAGCGCGCGAAGGAGATGCAGCGCATCGCGGCACGTTTCGCGGAGGCGCAGCCGCTCGACGACACCGAGCTGAAGGACGCGATCAAGCACGCGATCGAGGAGATCACCGAGTTCGCGCGCATCATCCGCATCAACCTGGGGCAGACCCACTTCGGCCAGCAGTTGCGGCGCTACAGCGGCGGCGAGACGGGCGGCGAGGGCGGCGGCAGCGACGGCAGCATGGGCTCGGCGGTGCTCGAGCAGAACCGCTCGCCGGCGCTGGAAACGGGCAACTTCGGCGAGGAAGGACGCAAGGCCGCCGACGCCCAGGCAGTGCTCACCGCCGGCATCCAGGACATCAGCAATACGCTGGTCGAGGAGTTCAAGCTCAACGACATCCTGCGCATCATCCTCGAGACCATGTACCGGGCGATGGGCTTCCGCCGCGTGCTGCTGTGCATCCGCGATGCGCGCAGCAACACCATGCAGGGCCGCTTCGGCTTCGGCCCCGAGGTGACCGAGCTGGCCAAGCAGTTCCGTTTCACCCTCAGCTTCACGCCCGACATCTTCCACGCCGCCACCTCCAAGGGCGTGGACATCCTGATCAGCGACGTCGACGACGCCAAGATCGCCGAGCGCATCCCGGCGTGGTTTCGCAAGGGCGTCACCGCCAAGACCTTCGTGCTGTTCCCGCTGACGATCAAGAACGCGCCGGTCGCGCTGATCTACGCCGACAAGGAGCACGCCGGCGAGATCGAGATCACCGAGAAGGAACTGTCGCTGTTGCGCACCCTGCGCAACCAGGCCGTGCTGGCGATCAAGCAGTCCACCTGA
- a CDS encoding PQQ-dependent sugar dehydrogenase — translation MTATFSRLALAAFAAALVFAPHPAQPPAGAQPAPVVPANPMLRVTEVARGLENPWSLAFLPDGRMLVTERPGRMRLVAANGELSPPLAGVPAVQARGQGGLLDVVLAPDFASSRQIFFSFTQPTAGGARTAVASALLDFPGNRLTDVRVIFAQRDDPPGGNHWGSRLVFARDGTLFVTLGDRFDHRDRAQDLGSHLGKIVRIRSDGSVPPDNPFVGRPGVLPEIWSYGHRNVQGAALHPITGELWITEHGPQGGDELNRVLPGRNYGWPVITHGREYVSGFRIGDGTARADVEPSVLQWTPSIAPSGLAFYTGDAYPEWKGNLFAGALKFRLLARLELDGNTVRREERLLNDPGIRIRDVRQGPDGRLWLLDDGDGRVLRLDIVRPATR, via the coding sequence ATGACCGCCACCTTTTCGCGCCTTGCCCTCGCGGCCTTTGCCGCCGCGCTCGTGTTCGCCCCGCACCCCGCGCAACCGCCGGCCGGCGCGCAGCCGGCGCCGGTGGTGCCCGCCAACCCGATGCTGCGCGTCACCGAGGTGGCGCGCGGGCTGGAAAACCCGTGGTCGCTCGCCTTCCTGCCGGACGGCCGCATGCTGGTGACCGAGCGCCCCGGGCGGATGCGGCTGGTCGCGGCCAACGGCGAACTGTCGCCGCCGCTGGCCGGCGTGCCCGCGGTGCAGGCGCGCGGCCAGGGCGGCTTGCTGGATGTCGTGCTCGCGCCGGATTTCGCCAGCAGCCGGCAGATCTTCTTTTCCTTCACCCAGCCCACCGCGGGCGGCGCGCGCACCGCGGTGGCGAGCGCGCTGCTCGACTTTCCCGGCAACCGCCTGACCGACGTGCGTGTGATCTTCGCCCAGCGCGACGACCCGCCGGGCGGCAACCACTGGGGCTCGCGGCTGGTGTTCGCGCGCGACGGCACGCTGTTCGTCACGCTGGGCGACCGCTTCGATCACCGCGACCGCGCGCAGGACCTCGGCTCGCATCTGGGCAAGATCGTCCGCATCCGCAGCGATGGCAGCGTGCCGCCGGACAATCCCTTCGTCGGCCGGCCGGGCGTGCTGCCGGAGATCTGGTCCTATGGCCACCGCAACGTGCAGGGCGCGGCGCTGCACCCGATCACCGGCGAACTGTGGATCACCGAGCATGGACCGCAGGGCGGCGACGAGCTGAACCGCGTGCTGCCGGGGCGCAACTACGGTTGGCCGGTGATCACGCATGGGCGCGAGTACGTCAGCGGGTTCCGCATCGGCGACGGCACCGCGCGCGCCGATGTGGAGCCTTCGGTGCTGCAATGGACGCCGTCGATCGCGCCGTCGGGGCTCGCCTTCTACACCGGCGACGCCTATCCGGAGTGGAAGGGCAACCTGTTCGCCGGGGCGCTCAAGTTCCGCCTGCTGGCGCGGCTGGAACTGGACGGCAACACGGTGCGGCGCGAGGAGCGGCTGCTCAACGACCCCGGCATCCGCATCCGCGATGTGCGGCAGGGGCCGGACGGGCGCCTGTGGCTGCTGGACGACGGCGATGGCCGCGTGCTGCGGCTGGACATCGTGCGCCCCGCCACCCGCTAG
- a CDS encoding C13 family peptidase encodes MALPPDSDPAPQPAPAVVADAPAALHYSLDAATACAAHVLASRRVSHRFSGRGGAWLLQLLVWICIGAAAGIAAQGWRTGTAVSVWVLGGLLLGAGLFGAVLRRRLFDQLGRTHAAATGNVRLALEADGLHMLSGMGEAWVPWARVVEVAEQTGWVAVTLGPVPQVLAVPFAAFPDAAARSRWMAALEARIASACGQSGAHPSAAPAAAPRAGSRAGAAVTAGEHEGATLPGALGQLGRLLAFRAPRPGALGFSPAVLLGCVVLYAALTLGVQVWEANGEGELWWYEASGLLSPFAAAAIAAALAALVAPGQLPAGRLLVALTLLLLPLPLVGLWAAPEVGTFLRALAPGEADGPLMTLMFFLPQAWLLGAAGVVAWRLAAAEPAVRARVALVAVLASGANLWLHNDPPMLWYAAVNEDARPRLNIDERVLYGQPRLLDQALAGLQPGRPGVAELYFLGVGGYGQQDVFLREVQTVESLFADRYGTTGRSALLVNNAATVHELPVANAESLGAALRAIGARMNRGEDLLFLFLTSHGSRDHRFSLAFWPFRFNDITPEMLRRALDDAGIDQRVVVVSACYSGGFIPALADARTLVITAAAADRNSFGCADQNELTDFGRAYFAEALHETRSFTAAFELARTRIAERETAEGLTPSLPQMQGGEALNAVLQRLAAPDAAPARAVPVGATPARREANALSSITH; translated from the coding sequence ATGGCCTTGCCTCCCGATTCCGATCCCGCGCCGCAGCCGGCGCCCGCCGTCGTGGCGGACGCCCCTGCCGCGCTTCACTACAGCCTCGACGCCGCCACCGCGTGCGCCGCGCATGTGCTTGCCAGCCGTCGCGTCAGCCACCGCTTCAGCGGTCGCGGCGGCGCCTGGCTGCTGCAACTGCTGGTATGGATCTGCATCGGCGCCGCCGCCGGCATCGCCGCGCAGGGATGGCGAACGGGCACAGCGGTCAGCGTGTGGGTGCTGGGTGGCCTGCTGCTCGGCGCCGGCCTGTTCGGCGCCGTGCTGCGCCGCCGCCTGTTCGATCAGCTCGGTCGCACCCATGCCGCGGCCACGGGCAACGTGCGGCTGGCGCTGGAGGCGGACGGCCTGCACATGCTGTCCGGCATGGGCGAGGCCTGGGTGCCGTGGGCGCGGGTGGTCGAGGTGGCGGAGCAGACGGGCTGGGTGGCGGTGACGCTGGGTCCGGTGCCGCAGGTGCTGGCCGTGCCGTTTGCCGCGTTTCCCGACGCCGCCGCGCGTTCGCGCTGGATGGCGGCGCTGGAAGCGCGGATCGCGTCCGCCTGCGGACAGTCCGGCGCGCACCCGAGCGCAGCACCGGCCGCCGCGCCACGCGCGGGCAGCCGTGCCGGCGCTGCGGTGACGGCGGGCGAACACGAAGGCGCCACGCTGCCGGGCGCGCTGGGGCAACTCGGCCGCCTGCTGGCGTTCCGTGCGCCGCGCCCCGGCGCGCTGGGTTTCAGCCCCGCGGTGCTGCTGGGCTGCGTGGTCTTGTATGCCGCGCTCACGCTCGGCGTGCAGGTGTGGGAAGCGAACGGCGAGGGCGAACTGTGGTGGTACGAAGCGAGCGGACTGCTGTCGCCCTTTGCCGCCGCGGCGATCGCCGCCGCGCTGGCGGCCCTGGTGGCGCCCGGCCAGCTGCCCGCCGGCCGCCTGCTGGTGGCGCTGACGCTGCTGCTGTTGCCACTGCCGCTGGTTGGCCTGTGGGCGGCGCCCGAGGTCGGCACCTTCCTGCGCGCGCTGGCCCCGGGCGAGGCCGACGGCCCGCTGATGACGCTGATGTTCTTCCTGCCGCAAGCCTGGCTGCTCGGCGCCGCCGGTGTCGTGGCCTGGCGCCTGGCCGCGGCGGAGCCGGCGGTGAGGGCGCGCGTGGCGCTGGTGGCGGTGCTCGCCAGCGGGGCCAACCTGTGGCTGCACAACGACCCGCCGATGCTCTGGTACGCCGCCGTCAACGAAGATGCGCGGCCGCGGCTGAACATCGACGAGCGTGTGCTGTACGGCCAGCCCCGCCTGCTCGACCAGGCCCTGGCGGGGCTGCAGCCGGGCCGGCCGGGCGTGGCCGAACTCTATTTCCTCGGCGTCGGCGGCTACGGCCAGCAGGACGTTTTCCTGCGCGAGGTGCAGACGGTGGAAAGCCTGTTTGCCGACCGCTACGGCACCACCGGCCGCTCTGCGCTGCTGGTGAACAACGCCGCCACGGTGCACGAACTGCCGGTGGCCAATGCCGAATCGCTCGGCGCCGCGCTGCGTGCGATCGGCGCGCGCATGAACCGCGGCGAGGACCTGCTGTTCCTGTTCCTGACCTCGCACGGCTCGCGCGACCACCGCTTCTCGCTCGCGTTCTGGCCGTTCCGCTTCAACGACATCACGCCGGAGATGCTGCGTCGCGCGCTCGACGACGCCGGCATCGACCAGCGCGTGGTGGTGGTGTCGGCGTGCTATTCCGGTGGCTTCATTCCGGCGCTGGCCGATGCCCGCACGCTGGTGATCACCGCCGCCGCGGCCGACCGCAATTCCTTCGGTTGCGCCGACCAGAACGAGCTGACCGATTTCGGCCGCGCCTATTTTGCCGAGGCGCTGCACGAGACGCGCTCCTTCACCGCGGCCTTCGAACTGGCGCGCACCCGCATCGCCGAGCGGGAGACTGCCGAGGGCCTGACGCCTTCGCTGCCGCAGATGCAGGGTGGCGAGGCGCTGAACGCGGTGCTCCAGCGCCTGGCCGCGCCGGATGCCGCCCCGGCGCGCGCCGTGCCGGTGGGCGCTACCCCGGCCCGGCGCGAGGCCAACGCGCTATCCTCGATCACCCACTGA
- a CDS encoding DUF5610 domain-containing protein, producing MATIPSSLPPPSSTAAERAGGRGAGAARGEGVATLSVAAEVRSQQNNRILQASLEVSISVGNDSQALLFRSAIEKINEMLGTEQVPDALQKAASQDNSPEATADRILSFATGLFASYSTQHPGADQATLAADFVELVRGGFQQGFDEAVDILKGLKVFEGGIAEGIQKTYDLVMKGFDDFLASLTGSSGTAAAPEAATAADAAGGVSSTKT from the coding sequence ATGGCCACCATCCCCAGTTCCCTTCCGCCCCCATCCTCCACCGCGGCCGAGCGAGCCGGCGGGCGCGGCGCCGGTGCGGCGCGCGGCGAGGGCGTCGCCACGCTCAGCGTCGCGGCGGAAGTGCGCTCGCAGCAGAACAACCGCATCCTGCAGGCCTCGCTGGAGGTGTCGATCAGCGTCGGCAACGACAGCCAGGCGCTGCTGTTCCGCAGCGCGATCGAGAAGATCAACGAAATGCTCGGCACGGAGCAGGTGCCCGATGCGCTGCAGAAGGCCGCCAGCCAGGACAACTCCCCGGAAGCCACCGCGGACCGCATCCTGTCCTTTGCCACCGGGCTCTTCGCCAGCTACAGCACCCAGCATCCGGGCGCAGACCAGGCCACGCTCGCGGCGGATTTCGTCGAACTCGTGCGCGGCGGCTTCCAGCAGGGCTTCGACGAGGCGGTGGACATCCTGAAGGGCCTCAAGGTGTTCGAAGGCGGCATCGCCGAGGGCATCCAGAAGACCTACGACCTGGTGATGAAGGGCTTTGATGATTTCCTCGCCTCGCTGACCGGGTCGTCGGGCACGGCAGCGGCGCCAGAGGCGGCGACTGCGGCGGACGCGGCGGGGGGCGTCAGCAGCACCAAGACCTGA
- a CDS encoding extracellular solute-binding protein, which yields MPLPGNAALLSRASRTRLGAVLALVIGLLAATAANAEILRVVTWPGYADRDLVQTFELKHRVRVEVSYVGTDDVLWDKLATRGGADFDVFAVNTAELQRYIDGGLAAPVDPARIPNTARQLPRFRDVGAIAGLVRDGKVYGIPYTWSAMGLIYNRQRFASPPDSIKVLWDTGFRGQVLAFNGSSHNFSLAAQALGLPAPFAIGETDMPAVIDKLLALRRNVLTFYTLPEESVALFREQRVAVMFANYGSQQVQQLREAGINIGYVMPREGAFAWLDCWVISAGARNRRLAEAWINHMLDHAASRALRERQGLANTTDEANAPAAADRIIWLQPVEDVHRRAALWDQILSGDRRVSGRAP from the coding sequence ATGCCTCTGCCAGGCAACGCCGCCTTGCTGTCACGCGCGTCACGGACGCGGCTCGGCGCTGTCCTCGCGCTCGTGATCGGGCTGCTGGCCGCAACGGCGGCCAACGCGGAAATCCTGCGCGTAGTGACCTGGCCGGGGTATGCCGACCGCGACCTGGTTCAGACCTTCGAGCTGAAGCACCGGGTGCGCGTGGAGGTCAGCTACGTCGGCACCGACGACGTCCTGTGGGACAAGCTCGCCACGCGCGGCGGGGCCGACTTCGACGTGTTCGCGGTCAACACCGCCGAACTGCAGCGCTACATCGACGGCGGCCTCGCAGCACCGGTCGATCCCGCGCGCATTCCCAACACCGCGCGCCAGCTGCCGCGCTTTCGCGACGTCGGCGCCATCGCCGGCCTGGTGCGCGACGGCAAGGTCTACGGCATCCCCTACACCTGGTCCGCGATGGGGCTGATCTACAACCGCCAGCGCTTCGCCTCGCCGCCGGATTCGATCAAGGTGCTGTGGGACACCGGCTTTCGCGGCCAGGTGCTCGCCTTCAACGGCAGCAGCCACAACTTCTCGCTGGCGGCCCAGGCGCTCGGCCTGCCCGCGCCGTTCGCCATCGGCGAGACCGACATGCCGGCGGTGATCGACAAACTGCTGGCGCTGCGCCGCAACGTGCTGACCTTCTACACGCTGCCTGAAGAATCGGTGGCGCTGTTCCGCGAACAGCGGGTCGCGGTGATGTTCGCCAACTACGGCTCGCAGCAGGTGCAGCAGCTGCGCGAGGCCGGCATCAACATCGGCTACGTAATGCCGCGTGAGGGCGCCTTCGCGTGGCTGGACTGCTGGGTGATCTCCGCCGGCGCGCGCAACCGCCGGCTGGCGGAAGCGTGGATCAACCACATGCTCGACCACGCTGCGAGCCGTGCCCTGCGCGAGCGCCAGGGCCTGGCCAACACCACCGACGAGGCCAATGCGCCCGCGGCGGCCGACCGCATCATCTGGCTGCAGCCGGTGGAAGACGTGCACCGCCGCGCCGCGCTGTGGGACCAGATCCTGTCCGGTGATCGCCGGGTGAGCGGGCGGGCCCCATGA